One region of Zingiber officinale cultivar Zhangliang chromosome 7B, Zo_v1.1, whole genome shotgun sequence genomic DNA includes:
- the LOC122004400 gene encoding uncharacterized protein LOC122004400 has protein sequence MEDLQLPEPPSNGGAAELIDVLAAPLPGTKRQHRPSVCLGEIGDQPAAIPSNPLMQRPKQWKLSAPGYHAKPRVFHHRLPSKTRQIAAKLDSRGDDGPGTLPPLLPTLPDDGVLLSVNDSLDSLVPRVIKVQRDPKPWRGARRVRSNWVLKADEGMEDADFKTGGGEDAANDGFTEGSDSPS, from the coding sequence ATGGAGGATCTCCAACTGCCGGAGCCACCATCCAATGGCGGCGCGGCCGAGTTGATTGATGTACTGGCCGCGCCTTTACCCGGTACCAAGCGGCAGCATCGCCCTAGCGTGTGCCTTGGGGAGATTGGCGACCAGCCCGCTGCCATTCCCTCGAATCCCCTAATGCAGCGGCCTAAACAGTGGAAGCTTTCAGCTCCCGGATATCACGCCAAGCCCCGTGTTTTCCACCATAGATTGCCTTCCAAGACTCGTCAAATTGCTGCCAAACTTGACTCTCGCGGTGACGACGGGCCGGGCACCCTCCCTCCTCTGCTTCCCACTCTGCCCGACGACGGAGTTCTCCTCTCTGTCAACGATAGCCTCGACTCGCTCGTGCCGAGAGTAATTAAGGTCCAGCGTGATCCGAAGCCATGGCGGGGTGCAAGGCGGGTTCGATCAAACTGGGTCTTGAAGGCGGATGAAGGCATGGAAGACGCAGATTTCAAAACTGGTGGCGGAGAGGATGCTGCAAATGATGGGTTTACGGAAGGGTCTGATAGCCCGTCTTGA